In a genomic window of Erinaceus europaeus chromosome 12, mEriEur2.1, whole genome shotgun sequence:
- the LAMB2 gene encoding laminin subunit beta-2, protein MEQTLGEAGRHRWAQPASWELQLGLLLSVLATTLAQALAPDMDVPGCSRGSCYPATGDLLVGRADRLTASSTCGLRGPQPYCIVSHLQDEKKCFLCDSRHPFSARENPNSHRIQNVVTSFAPQRRTAWWQSENGVPLVTIQLDLEAEFHFTHLIMTFKTFRPAAMLVERSSDFGRTWHVYRYFSYDCAADYPGIPLAPPRHWDDIVCESRYSEIEPSTEGEVIYRVLDPAIPIPDPYSPRIQNLLKITNLRVNLTRLHTLGDNLLDPRREIREKYYYALYELVVRGNCFCYGHASQCAPAPGAPAHAEGMVHGACVCKHNTRGLNCEQCQDFYHDLPWHPAEDGHSHACRKCECHGHAHSCHFDMAVYLASGNMSGGVCDGCQHNTAGRHCEFCRPFFYRDPVKDMRDPAVCRPCDCDPTGSKDGGRCDPHDDPALGLVSGQCRCKEHVVGSRCQQCRDGFFGLSASDPVGCQPCQCDARGTVPGRTPCDPNSGTCFCKRLVTGRGCSRCLPGHWGLSHDLLGCRPCDCDVGGALDPQCNEATGQCRCRQHMVGRRCEQVQPGYFRPFLDHLTWEAEDTRGQVLDVVERLVTPGGTPSWTGQGFVRLQQGQALEFQVTSVPKAMEYDLLLRLEPQVPEQWAEIELTLQRPGPVSAHSLCRHVPEDDHISATLRPNARYIVLPRPVCLEPGISYKLHLKLVRTGGSTQPEAPYSRPSLLIDSLVLLPRVLTLEMFSGGDSAALERRAIFERYRCHEEGLVTSKTLPSEACAPLLISLSALLYNGALPCQCDPQGSLSSECNPHGGQCRCKPSVVGRRCDRCAPGYYGFGPAGCQACQCSPEGALSGLCDGTSGQCPCRAGAFGLRCDHCQRGQWGFPRCRPCVCNGHADECDTHTGACLGCRDHTGGEHCDRCIAGFHGDPRLPYGGQCRPCPCPEGPGSQRHFATSCHRDGHSQQIVCHCRAGYTGLRCEVCAPGHFGDPSRPGGRCQPCECSGNIDPMDPGACDPRTGRCLRCLHHTEGPHCAHCKPGFHGQAARQSCHRCTCNQLGTDPQRCPSTDRCHCDPSSGQCPCLPNVQGPSCDRCAPSFWNLTSGHGCQPCACHPSRARGPTCNEFTGQCHCRAGFGGRTCSECQELHWGDPGLQCRACDCDPRGIDSPQCHRSTGHCSCRPGVSGVRCDQCARGFSGVFPACYPCHACFGDWDRVVQDLASRTRRLEQQVQELQQTGVLGTFESSFWHMQEKLGIVQGFVSARNTSTAATALLLKTTEDLRREIGEATEHLTQLEAELTDVQDENFNANHALSNLERDGLALNLTLRQLHQHLDLIKHSNFLGAYDSIRQAHSLSVEAERRANTSALTVPSPVSNSAGIRQQTEALMSVQRENFNRRHMANQQALDELSARTQTLSLTGINELVCGSPGDEPCATSPCGGAGCRDEDGQPRCGGLGCSGAAAVADLALGRARHTQAELQRALEGGGSIFSQVAETRRQAGEAQQRAQAALDKANASRGQVEQANQELRELIQSVKDFLSQEGANPDSIEMVATRVLEISIPASPEQIQHLAGEIAVRVRSLADVDTILARTVGDVRRAEQLLQDARRARNWAEDEKRKTEVVQAALEEAQRAQGVAQGAIQGAVADTQDTEQTLKQVQERMAGAEKALSSAGERAQQLDVLLEALKLKRAGNSLAASSAEETANSAQGRAREAEQLLQGPVGDKYQTVRDLAERKAQGVLVAQERAEQLRNEARSLLQAAQDKLQRLQELEGTYEENERALEGKAAQLDGLEARMRSVLQAINLQVQIYNTCQ, encoded by the exons ATGGAGCAAACTTTAGGGGAAGCAGGGAGGCACCGGTGGGCACAACCTGCGTCTTGGGAACTTCAGCTGGGCCTGCTGCTGAGCG TGCTAGCCACCACCTTGGCCCAGGCCCTGGCTCCGGATATGGATGTACCAGGCTGTTCCCGGGGAAGCTGCTACCCAGCTACGGGGGACTTGCTGGTGGGCCGAGCTGACAGACTGACGGCCTCATCCACCTGTGGCTTGCGGGGGCCTCAGCCCTATTGCATCGTCAGTCACCTGCAG GATGAGAAGAAGTGCTTCCTCTGTGATTCCCGTCACCCCTTCTCTGCTCGAGAGAACCCGAACAGCCATCGCATCCAGAATGTAGTCACCAGCTTTGCACCCCAGCGCCGGACAGCCTGGTGGCAGTCGGAGAATG GTGTCCCCTTGGTCACCATCCAGCTGGACTTGGAAGCTGAGTTCCACTTCACACACCTCATTATGACCTTCAAG aCTTTTCGCCCTGCTGCTATGCTGGTGGAGCGCTCATCGGACTTTGGCCGCACCTGGCATGTGTACCGTTATTTCTCCTATGACTGTGCAGCTGACTACCCAGGGATTCCACTGGCGCCCCCACGGCACTGGGATGACATTGTGTGTGAGTCGCGTTACTCAGAGATCGAGCCATCCACAGAAGGCGAG GTTATCTATCGTGTGCTGGACCCTGCCATCCCTATCCCAGACCCCTACAGCCCACGGATACAAA ATCTACTGAAGATCACCAACCTGCGGGTGAACCTGACACGGCTGCACACACTGGGGGACAACTTGCTCGACCCACGGCGAGAGATCCGGGAGAAGTACTACTATGCCCTCTATGAACTGGTTGTCCGTGGAAACTGTTTCTGCTATGGACACGCCTCACAGTGTGCACCCGCCCCGGGAGCACCAGCTCATGCTGAGGGCATG GTTCATGGCGCCTGCGTCTGCAAACACAACACTCGTGGGCTCAACTGTGAGCAGTGTCAGGATTTCTACCATGACTTGCCCTGGCATCCAGCTGAGGATGGCCACAGTCATGCCTGTAGGA AATGTGAGTGTCATGGGCATGCCCACAGCTGCCACTTTGACATGGCCGTGTACCTGGCATCTGGCAACATGAGTGGAGGTGTGTGTGATGGATGTCAGCACAATACAGCTGGGCGCCACTGTGAATTCTGTCGGCCCTTCTTCTACCGTGACCCAGTCAAGGACATGAGAGACCCAGCTGTGTGCCGCC CCTGTGATTGTGACCCCACGGGCTCCAAAGATGGTGGTCGTTGTGATCCCCACGATGACCCTGCACTGGGGCTGGTCTCAGGGCAGTGTCGCTGCAAAGAACACGTGGTAGGCTCTCGCTGCCAACAGTGCCGTGACGGTTTCTTTGGACTCAGTGCCAGTGACCCTGTAGGCTGCCAGC CGTGTCAGTGTGACGCACGGGGCACAGTTCCAGGACGTACACCTTGTGACCCCAACAGTGGAACCTGTTTCTGCAAGCGCCTAGTGACTGGACGAGGCTGCAGCCGCTGCCTG CCTGGCCACTGGGGCCTGAGCCATGACCTTCTTGGCTGTCGACCATGTGACTGTGACGTGGGTGGTGCCTTGGATCCCCA GTGCAATGAAGCCACAGGTCAGTGCCGTTGCCGCCAGCACATGGTGGGACGACGTTGTGAGCAGGTGCAGCCAGGCTACTTCCGGCCTTTCCTGGATCACCTGACTTGGGAGGCTGAAGACACCCGAGGGCAG GTGCTTGATGTGGTAGAGCGCCTGGTGACCCCTGGGGGGACCCCATCCTGGACAGGCCAGGGCTTCGTGAGGCTTCAGCAAGGCCAGGCACTGGAGTTCCAGGTGACTTCTGTGCCAAAAGCCATGGAGTATGACCTGCTGCTACGCTTGGAGCCCCAG GTCCCTGAGCAGTGGGCAGAGATAGAACTGACCTTGCAGCGCCCAGGGCCTGTGTCTGCACACAGCCTGTGCAGACATGTGCCCGAGGATGACCACATCTCGGCAACTCTGCGACCAAATGCCAG aTATATAGTGCTTCCCAGACCTGTCTGCCTTGAGCCTGGAATCTCTTACAAGCTACATCTGAAGCTGGTGCGAACGGGAGGAAGTACCCAGCCTGAAGCCCCCTACTCTAGACCCAGCCTACTTATTGACTCG CTGGTGCTGTTGCCCCGCGTCCTGACACTAGAGATGTTCAGTGGGGGCGATTCTGCTGCCTTGGAGCGCCGTGCCATCTTTGAACGCTACCGCTGCCATGAGGAGGGTCTGGTGACCAGCAAGACCCTTCCCTCAGAGGCCTGTGCCCCCCTCCTCATCAGCCTATCTGCCTTGCTCTACAATGGTGCCCTGC CCTGCCAGTGCGACCCCCAGGGCTCACTGAGTTCCGAGTGCAATCCCCATGGTGGTCAGTGTCGGTGCAAACCCTCAGTGGTTGGGCGCCGCTGTGACCGCTGTGCCCCTGGCTACTACGGCTTTGGCCCTGCCGGCTGTCAAG cctgccAGTGCAGTCCTGAGGGTGCACTCAGTGGTCTGTGTGACGGGACCAGTGGTCAATGCCCCTGTCGCGCTGGTGCCTTCGGGCTTCGCTGTGACCACTGCCAGCGTGGTCAGTGGGGATTCCCTCGCTGCCGGCCCTGTGTCTGCAACGGGCATGCAGATGAGTGTGACACTCACACGGGTGCTTGCCTGGGCTGCCGTGACCACACGGGGGGCGAGCACTGTGACAG GTGCATTGCTGGTTTCCACGGGGATCCGAGGCTGCCATATGGGGGACAGTGCCGGCCCTGTCCCTGTCCTGAAGGCCCTGGGAGCCAGCGACACTTTGCTACTTCTTGCCACCGGGATGGGCACTCCCAGCAGATAGTGTGCCACTGCAGGGCAGGCTACACAG GACTTCGGTGTGAAGTTTGTGCCCCTGGGCACTTTGGGGATCCATCAAGGCCAGGAGGCCGGTGCCAACCATGTGAATGCAGTGGGAACATCGATCCCATGGACCCTGGGGCCTGTGACCCCCGCACAGGGCGATGCCTGCGCTGCTTACATCACACAGAGGGGCCACACTGTGCCCACTGCAAGCCTGGATTCCATGGGCAGGCCGCCCGGCAGAGCTGTCACC GCTGTACCTGCAATCAGCTCGGCACTGACCCTCAACGGTGTCCATCCACTGATCGGTGCCACTGTGACCCAAGCAGTGGGCAGTGCCCATGCCTTCCCAACGTCCAGGGCCCCAGCTGCGACCGCTGTGCCCCCAGTTTCTGGAACCTTACCAGTGGCCATGGCTGCCAGCCCTGTGCCTGCCACCCAAGCCGAGCCCGAGGTCCCACATGTAATGAG TTCACAGGGCAGTGCCACTGTCGTGCTGGCTTTGGTGGGCGAACCTGTTCTGAGTGTCAAGAGCTCCACTGGGGCGACCCAGGGTTGCAGTGCCGAG CCTGTGATTGTGACCCTCGTGGAATAGACTCACCTCAGTGTCACCGCTCCACAGGCCACTGCAGCTGCCGACCAGGCGTGTCTGGTGTGCGCTGTGACCAGTGTGCTCGAGGCTTCTCGGGTGTCTTTCCTGCCTGCTACCCTTGCCACGCTTGCTTTGGGGACTGGGATCGTGTGGTACAGGACTTGGCTTCTCGTACACGGCGCCTAGAACAGCAGGTGCAGGAGCTGCAGCAGACGGGCGTGCTGGGTACCTTTGAGAGCAGTTTCTGGCACATGCAGGAGAAGCTGGGCATTGTGCAGGGCTTTGTGAGTGCCCGTAACACCTCAACTGCAGCCactgcactgctcctgaagaccacAGAAGATCTGCG gcgTGAAATTGGAGAAGCAACTGAGCACCTGACCCAGTTGGAGGCAGAGCTGACCGATGTGCAGGATGAGAACTTCAATGCCAACCATGCGCTGAGCAATCTGGAGCGAGACGGGCTTGCACTTAATCTTACACTGCGGCAGCTTCACCAGCATCTGGACCTGATCAAGCATTCAAACTTCTTGG GTGCCTATGATAGTATCCGTCAGGCCCATAGCCTGTCTGTGGAGGCGGAACGTCGTGCCAACACATCAGCCCTGACAGTGCCCAGTCCTGTGAGCAACTCAGCAGGCATTCGGCAGCAGACAGAGGCACTGATGAGTGTCCAGAGGGAGAACTTCAACCGCAGGCACATGGCCAACCAGCAGGCACTGGACGAGCTCTCTGCCCGTACCCAGACCCTGAGCCTGACGGGCATAAATGAACTG GTTTGTGGGTCTCCGGGGGATGAACCCTGTGCTACAAGCCCTTGTGGGGGTGCTGGCTGTCGGGATGAAGATGGGCAGCCCCGCTGCGGGGGCCTAGGCTGCAGCGGCGCAGCGGCCGTGGCAGACCTGGCGCTGGGTCGGGCTCGGCACACACAGGCAGAGCTGCAGCGCGCACTGGAAGGAGGCGGCAGCATCTTCAGCCAAGTGGCTGAGACCCGTCGCCAGGCGGGTGAAGCACAGCAGCGGGCCCAAGCCGCTCTAGACAAGGCTAATGCTTCCAGGGGACAAGTGGAACAGGCCAACCAGGAGCTTCGTGAACTTATCCAGAGCGTGAAGGACTTCCTTAGCC AGGAGGGGGCCAATCCTGATAGCATTGAGATGGTAGCCACGCGGGTGCTAGAGATCTCCATCCCAGCATCACCCGAGCAGATCCAGCATCTGGCGGGCGAGATTGCAGTGCGGGTCCGGAGCCTGGCAGATGTGGACACTATCCTAGCACGAACTGTGGGAGACGTCCGTCGGGCCGAGCAGTTGCTGCAGGATGCACGACGCGCACG GAACTGGGCTGAGGATGAAAAACGGAAGACTGAAGTTGTACAAGCAGCACTGGAGGAGGCCCAGCGCGCACAGGGTGTTGCTCAGGGTGCCATCCAGGGGGCAGTAGCTGACACACAGGACACAGAGCAGACCCTGAAACAG GTACAGGAGAGGATGGCAGGTGCAGAGAAAGCACTGAGCTCTGCAGGTGAGAGGGCTCAGCAACTGGATGTTCTCCTGGAGGCTCTAAAATTGAAACGAGCAGGAAATAGCCTGGCGGCCTCTAGTGCTGAAGAAACAGCAAACAGTGCCCAGGGTCGTGCCAGGGAAGCTGAGCAG CTGCTTCAGGGCCCAGTAGGTGACAAGTACCAGACAGTGAGGGATCTGGCTGAGCGCAAGGCCCAGGGTGTGCTGGTCGCTCAGGAGCGGGCAGAGCAGCTGCGGAATGAGGCTCGGAGCCTGTTGCAGGCTGCTCAGGATAAgctgcagaggctgcaag AGCTGGAGGGCACCTATGAGGAGAACGAAAGGGCCCTGGAAGGCAAGGCGGCCCAGCTGGACGGGCTGGAGGCCAGAATGCGAAGCGTGCTTCAAGCCATCAATTTGCAAGTCCAGATCTACAACACCTGCCAGTGA